A single window of Candidatus Finniella inopinata DNA harbors:
- the rpsL gene encoding 30S ribosomal protein S12: MPTINQLIRGARESKPVRNKVPALESCPQKRGVCTRVFTTTPKKPNSALRKVARIRLTNGFEVTGYIPGEGHNLQEHSVVLIRGGRVKDLPGVRYHIVRGSLDTQGVKNRKQARSKYGAKKPK; this comes from the coding sequence ATGCCAACAATTAATCAGTTGATTCGCGGAGCCCGCGAGTCGAAGCCGGTCCGTAACAAGGTTCCAGCGTTAGAAAGTTGCCCTCAAAAGCGGGGTGTTTGTACGCGTGTATTTACGACGACGCCAAAAAAACCAAACTCGGCGTTACGTAAAGTTGCTCGTATTAGACTAACTAATGGATTTGAGGTCACGGGCTATATTCCTGGTGAAGGTCACAACCTTCAAGAGCACTCTGTCGTTTTGATTCGCGGTGGACGCGTTAAGGACTTGCCGGGTGTGCGTTACCACATTGTTCGTGGTAGCTTGGATACCCAGGGTGTTAAAAACCGTAAGCAAGCCCGCTCCAAATATGGTGCTAAGAAACCTAAGTAA
- the rpsG gene encoding 30S ribosomal protein S7, with amino-acid sequence MSRRRAATKREVLPDAKYGDIILTKFINSLMYEGKKSVAERIIYGAMERVHGRGGRNAIDIFHEALTNVRPALEVRSRRVGGATYQVPTEVRPDRSQALAIRWLINAARKRTEKTMEERVSSELSDASNNRGSAVKKREDTHKMAEANRAFAHYRW; translated from the coding sequence ATGTCAAGACGCCGCGCCGCCACGAAGAGAGAAGTTCTCCCTGATGCCAAATATGGCGATATTATTTTAACGAAATTTATCAATAGCCTGATGTATGAAGGTAAAAAGTCTGTGGCAGAGCGTATAATCTATGGTGCCATGGAACGTGTGCACGGTAGAGGCGGTCGAAATGCCATTGATATTTTCCACGAAGCATTGACAAACGTTCGTCCAGCCCTTGAGGTTCGGTCACGACGGGTTGGTGGTGCAACTTACCAGGTTCCGACAGAAGTAAGGCCTGATCGTTCGCAGGCTTTGGCGATTCGTTGGTTGATCAATGCGGCACGTAAGCGGACTGAGAAGACAATGGAGGAACGTGTTTCCTCTGAATTAAGTGATGCCTCTAATAACCGTGGTTCAGCCGTAAAGAAACGTGAAGATACGCATAAGATGGCAGAAGCCAACCGCGCTTTCGCTCATTATCGTTGGTAA
- the fusA gene encoding elongation factor G, giving the protein MSRTTPLHKYRNIGIMAHIDAGKTTTTERVLYYTGKSYKIGEVHEGTAVMDWMEQEQERGITITSAATTCFWDDHRINIIDTPGHVDFTIEVERSLRVLDGAVAVFDGVAGVEPQSETVWRQADKYAVPRICFVNKMDRVGANFYRCVDMIVDRLGARPLVIQLPIGSESEFVGVINLVEMNASIWRDESLGAKFDVVEIPADLKEKAQEYRAQLLDMAVEADDAIMESYLDGKEPTAEEIRSCIRKGVLKGLFVPILCGSAFKNKGVQPLLDGIVAYLPSPADIGSVTGTEVDSENEIVRKYDDAEPLAALAFKIMTDPFVGSITFVRIYSGKLEAGTTVLNSIRDKNERIGRMLLMHANNREDIKEAGAGDIVALCGLKNTTTGETLCSPTKPIILERMEFPEPVIEIAIEPKTKADQEKMGVALARLASEDPSFRVTSDQETGQTVIKGMGELHLEIKVDILKREYKVDANIGAPQVAYRETITKLAEIDYTHKKQSGGAGQFARIKITFEPLEAGSGFVFENKVVGGSVPKEYIPGVTKGLQSALETGVVAGFPMIDFKATLTDGAYHDVDSSTLAFEIAARAAFREGIGKCAPKLLEPIMKVEVVTPEDYMGDVIGDLNSRRGQVTGMDQRANARVINAMVPLANMFGYVNTLRSMSQGRAQFSMVFDHYEQVPQHVADEIKAKVS; this is encoded by the coding sequence ATGTCGAGAACAACGCCTCTCCATAAATATCGCAACATTGGTATTATGGCTCACATTGATGCCGGTAAAACAACCACGACTGAGCGTGTGCTCTATTACACGGGTAAATCATATAAGATTGGTGAAGTTCATGAAGGCACGGCCGTCATGGACTGGATGGAGCAAGAGCAGGAACGCGGTATTACCATTACTTCAGCTGCGACAACGTGTTTTTGGGATGATCATCGAATCAATATTATTGATACCCCTGGTCACGTTGATTTCACCATCGAGGTTGAGCGTAGTTTACGAGTCCTAGACGGTGCAGTGGCTGTCTTTGATGGTGTTGCTGGTGTTGAGCCTCAGTCTGAAACGGTTTGGCGTCAAGCTGATAAGTATGCAGTTCCGCGTATTTGTTTTGTGAACAAGATGGATCGTGTTGGTGCAAATTTTTATCGTTGCGTTGATATGATCGTCGATCGTTTAGGGGCACGGCCTCTTGTTATTCAGTTACCCATTGGATCTGAAAGCGAATTTGTTGGCGTCATTAATCTGGTTGAAATGAATGCCAGCATATGGCGTGATGAGAGCCTGGGGGCCAAATTTGATGTTGTTGAAATTCCTGCAGACCTAAAAGAAAAAGCACAGGAATACCGGGCTCAATTGCTTGATATGGCTGTTGAAGCTGATGACGCTATTATGGAATCGTACCTTGATGGCAAGGAGCCAACAGCCGAAGAAATCAGAAGCTGTATCCGTAAGGGAGTGTTAAAGGGTTTGTTCGTCCCAATTTTGTGTGGAAGTGCGTTTAAGAATAAAGGCGTTCAGCCTTTGTTGGATGGGATTGTCGCTTACCTGCCGTCACCTGCAGATATTGGAAGTGTGACAGGTACGGAAGTGGATAGTGAGAATGAGATTGTACGCAAATATGATGATGCTGAGCCTCTTGCGGCCTTAGCCTTTAAGATCATGACTGACCCATTCGTCGGCTCCATCACCTTCGTTCGAATTTATTCTGGCAAACTGGAAGCAGGTACAACTGTGCTGAACTCCATCCGCGATAAAAATGAGCGTATCGGTCGTATGTTGCTAATGCACGCAAATAATCGTGAAGATATTAAAGAAGCAGGAGCTGGTGACATTGTTGCTTTGTGTGGATTAAAAAATACCACAACAGGTGAGACGTTGTGTTCGCCAACTAAGCCAATTATTCTTGAAAGAATGGAATTCCCAGAGCCTGTTATTGAAATTGCAATTGAGCCAAAAACTAAAGCAGATCAAGAAAAAATGGGCGTGGCTTTAGCGCGTTTGGCATCTGAGGATCCTTCCTTTAGGGTGACTAGTGATCAAGAAACTGGTCAGACTGTCATTAAAGGTATGGGTGAGCTTCATCTGGAAATTAAAGTTGATATCCTAAAACGTGAATATAAGGTTGATGCGAATATTGGTGCCCCGCAAGTTGCCTATCGTGAAACAATTACGAAACTGGCAGAAATTGATTATACGCACAAAAAACAATCGGGTGGTGCTGGTCAGTTTGCTCGTATCAAGATTACTTTCGAACCGTTAGAAGCAGGTTCAGGATTCGTTTTTGAGAATAAGGTCGTAGGTGGTTCTGTTCCAAAGGAATACATCCCAGGTGTAACTAAAGGTTTACAATCTGCTTTGGAAACAGGTGTCGTTGCTGGCTTTCCAATGATTGACTTTAAGGCAACGCTGACAGATGGTGCTTACCACGATGTCGACTCAAGCACACTTGCTTTCGAAATTGCAGCAAGGGCAGCGTTTCGCGAAGGTATTGGAAAATGTGCGCCAAAGTTGCTGGAGCCAATTATGAAGGTTGAGGTAGTGACGCCTGAAGACTATATGGGAGACGTGATCGGAGACTTGAATAGTCGACGAGGGCAGGTTACTGGTATGGATCAAAGGGCGAATGCACGTGTGATTAATGCTATGGTTCCTTTGGCCAACATGTTTGGGTATGTTAATACGTTGCGTTCGATGAGCCAAGGACGTGCACAGTTTTCGATGGTATTTGATCATTATGAACAAGTTCCACAACATGTGGCCGATGAAATAAAAGCAAAAGTTTCCTAA